A single region of the Thermodesulfobacteriota bacterium genome encodes:
- the folP gene encoding dihydropteroate synthase, producing MDEEGLTLVCKGRVLSFGVKTYVMGILNVTPDSFSDGGRYTAPDAALKHAEDMIGAGVDIIDVGGESTRPFAQPVSVREELSRVVPVIEAIRRRWDVLLSIDTYKAEVAGAAVSAGADIVNDVTALRYDPAMVDVLLKHQVPAILMHMQGMPQDMQVMPYYDDVVGEVMAFLRERLAWAETRGMDRNRFILDPGIGFGKNADHNLMLLRSISAFQELGRPILIGPSRKSFIGKILDIDVGERDGATQAVVAVGVWEGAHIVRVHDVRSAVYTVRIVEAIRKGSVQHTAVSH from the coding sequence ATGGATGAAGAGGGTTTGACATTGGTCTGCAAGGGCAGGGTGCTGTCCTTTGGTGTAAAGACCTATGTAATGGGCATACTTAATGTCACGCCGGATTCATTTTCTGACGGCGGACGCTATACGGCGCCGGATGCGGCCCTTAAGCACGCGGAAGATATGATTGGGGCCGGGGTGGACATCATTGACGTAGGCGGAGAATCCACCCGTCCTTTTGCGCAGCCTGTCTCCGTCCGGGAAGAACTGTCCCGGGTGGTGCCCGTGATAGAGGCTATCCGAAGACGATGGGATGTCCTGCTCTCTATAGATACTTATAAGGCCGAAGTAGCCGGTGCAGCCGTTTCTGCCGGCGCGGACATAGTCAACGATGTTACGGCGCTGCGTTATGACCCGGCCATGGTTGATGTGCTTCTCAAACATCAGGTCCCGGCCATTCTTATGCACATGCAGGGAATGCCGCAAGACATGCAGGTAATGCCTTATTATGACGATGTGGTGGGGGAAGTAATGGCTTTTTTGCGTGAACGCCTGGCCTGGGCTGAGACAAGGGGGATGGATAGAAATAGATTTATTCTCGATCCCGGCATCGGCTTTGGCAAGAACGCGGATCACAACTTAATGCTTCTTCGGTCTATCTCTGCTTTTCAGGAACTGGGGCGGCCCATCCTGATCGGGCCGTCACGCAAGAGTTTTATAGGCAAGATATTGGATATCGACGTTGGGGAAAGGGATGGGGCTACGCAGGCCGTAGTGGCTGTGGGTGTCTGGGAGGGCGCGCATATAGTGCGGGTACATGATGTGCGTTCTGCCGTATACACGGTCCGCATAGTAGAAGCCATCAGAAAGGGCAGCGTTCAGCATACAGCAGTCAGCCATTAG
- the cdaA gene encoding diadenylate cyclase CdaA, translating to MIEYLTTLRWQDVLDILLVAFIIYEIILFIRGTRAVQMVAGLAILVVFYFMAREVGLQTLHWLLGTFLSSFFLLVVIIFQDDIRRALMQVGRTPFLKADTATLQILEEVVRSAVSLSNKGIGGLIAIEREAGLKDYLESGVPIDARVSREILLSIFYPTSPIHDGAVIIRNGRISHAGCFLPLSTNPFLSKKLGTRHRAAVGLTEHTDAVVVVVSEETGTISAAIDSKITRDLDAATLRNMLQGIWREEKDGRQWWKKLMGTKIKK from the coding sequence ATGATTGAATATTTGACTACATTGCGCTGGCAGGATGTCCTGGACATCTTGCTGGTAGCCTTTATTATCTATGAGATAATCCTTTTTATTCGCGGTACCCGGGCAGTGCAGATGGTGGCCGGCCTGGCTATTCTGGTCGTTTTCTATTTCATGGCGCGCGAGGTGGGACTGCAAACCCTGCACTGGCTGCTCGGCACCTTTTTAAGCTCCTTTTTTCTTTTAGTGGTCATCATTTTTCAGGATGACATTCGCCGGGCCTTAATGCAGGTCGGCCGTACCCCGTTTCTAAAGGCAGATACAGCCACGCTGCAAATTTTGGAAGAGGTGGTCCGGTCGGCTGTATCGCTGTCGAATAAGGGAATTGGTGGATTAATAGCTATCGAGAGGGAGGCCGGCCTGAAGGACTACCTGGAATCCGGCGTGCCCATCGATGCCCGGGTCAGCCGGGAGATACTCTTGAGTATCTTTTATCCGACCTCACCCATACATGATGGAGCAGTCATCATTCGTAATGGCCGCATCTCGCATGCGGGGTGTTTTTTGCCTCTTTCCACCAACCCTTTTTTGAGCAAAAAATTAGGTACGCGCCACCGGGCTGCAGTCGGCCTGACCGAGCATACCGATGCGGTGGTAGTAGTGGTCTCGGAGGAGACCGGGACTATCTCTGCGGCTATTGACAGCAAAATAACACGCGATCTCGACGCTGCGACCTTAAGAAATATGCTTCAGGGTATCTGGAGAGAGGAAAAGGACGGCAGGCAGTGGTGGAAGAAACTCATGGGTACAAAGATTAAAAAATGA
- a CDS encoding CdaR family protein: MKAGKTQRFWRKNIGLKLLALAFALFLWFFVVGEEKAEVSLSVPLELVNMPDDLVISNEFSGAIDVRIYGPRSLVRELVTRRLSHVVDLAKATPGKMTLHITPEGIRLPGEVQVTRIHPSQVNLVLEPLSRREAPVEAVLKGAIAADYELKGVELKPAKVVLSGAVREVAKVKKVLTRPIDISGLSVSTKAVVGLDLQRYHLRVVGEPQVTAYIQVEEKIIRKSLVIPVEGAGAAYGYKIDPRNIEVSMQGPVSVLRNAARKQDIRAVVQLGGLGPGTYVRRPVVEAPAGVEIEKVKPKSVRVIIFKEKHSAVSDQPSAKRSQISNLKSRKPVADSLSSL; encoded by the coding sequence ATGAAGGCCGGCAAGACGCAGAGATTCTGGAGAAAGAATATCGGGCTTAAGCTCTTAGCCCTGGCGTTTGCCCTATTTTTGTGGTTCTTTGTGGTGGGGGAGGAAAAGGCCGAGGTAAGTCTTAGTGTCCCCCTGGAATTGGTTAACATGCCTGATGATCTGGTTATCAGCAATGAGTTTAGCGGCGCGATAGATGTGCGTATCTATGGGCCGCGTAGTCTGGTGCGTGAACTGGTCACCCGGCGTCTTAGCCATGTGGTGGATTTGGCTAAGGCCACACCGGGAAAGATGACATTACATATTACTCCTGAAGGTATCCGTCTCCCGGGGGAGGTCCAGGTAACACGTATTCATCCTTCCCAGGTGAACCTGGTCCTGGAGCCGCTGTCCCGGCGGGAAGCGCCGGTTGAGGCCGTGTTAAAAGGCGCAATAGCCGCTGATTATGAGCTAAAGGGCGTGGAACTTAAACCGGCTAAGGTAGTTTTGTCCGGTGCGGTCAGGGAAGTGGCTAAGGTAAAAAAGGTCTTGACCCGGCCCATTGATATTTCAGGACTTAGTGTAAGCACGAAGGCTGTAGTAGGTCTTGACTTGCAGAGGTATCACCTGAGGGTGGTGGGTGAACCACAGGTGACTGCCTATATACAGGTTGAAGAAAAGATTATACGGAAAAGCCTGGTTATACCTGTGGAGGGTGCGGGTGCGGCCTATGGGTATAAGATTGACCCCCGTAACATAGAAGTATCAATGCAGGGACCGGTGAGTGTGCTGCGAAATGCGGCCCGGAAACAGGATATCCGGGCGGTGGTGCAATTGGGGGGACTCGGTCCCGGCACGTATGTGAGGCGGCCTGTTGTTGAAGCCCCGGCAGGTGTAGAGATAGAGAAGGTTAAGCCGAAATCGGTCAGGGTAATTATTTTTAAAGAAAAGCATTCAGCGGTCAGCGATCAGCCATCAGCAAAAAGATCTCAAATTTCAAATCTGAAATCGAGAAAGCCGGTGGCTGATAGCTTGAGTTCACTTTAG
- the glmM gene encoding phosphoglucosamine mutase — protein sequence MRKLFGTDGVRGVANIYPMTTEIAMQLGRGVAYVFKDKNRRHRIVIGKDTRLSGYMIENAIASGICSMGVDVLLVGPLPTPGIAFLTKNMRADAGVVISASHNPFQDNGIKFFSGSGFKLPDATEQKIEDLIFSKEIDSLRPTADEVGKAFRIDDATGRYIVFLKNTFPSAYSLDGLRIVLDCAHGAAYKVAPIVFGELGADLTLVGVNPDGTNINRGCGALDTKLVQNSVREQGAHLGIALDGDADRVIFVDEKGNKVDGDHIMAICASMMAGEKKLRKKTLVSTVMSNMGLEVCMRNMGGNLVRTQVGDRYVVEEMVRGGYNLGGEQSGHLIFLDHITTGDGILAALQLLAIICKTGRPLSELAKIMESYPQKLINMRVSVKKGLDEINGFKKKLAAAERELGGRGRVLVRFSGTEPLVRVMVEGEREDQIEALAQDLALFLEKALK from the coding sequence ATGCGTAAGCTTTTTGGTACGGACGGCGTGCGCGGTGTGGCCAATATCTATCCCATGACCACGGAAATAGCCATGCAATTGGGGCGTGGCGTTGCCTATGTATTTAAGGACAAAAACCGGCGGCACCGCATAGTTATCGGAAAGGACACGCGGCTTTCGGGTTACATGATTGAGAATGCCATTGCCTCCGGTATCTGTTCCATGGGGGTGGATGTGCTCCTGGTCGGTCCGCTTCCGACACCCGGCATAGCCTTTCTTACCAAGAATATGCGCGCTGACGCCGGGGTCGTTATCTCGGCCTCTCATAATCCCTTTCAGGACAACGGAATAAAATTTTTTTCCGGCAGCGGGTTTAAGCTTCCGGACGCCACGGAACAAAAGATCGAAGACCTTATTTTTTCCAAGGAAATTGACTCCCTGAGGCCCACGGCAGATGAGGTGGGAAAGGCATTCCGCATCGATGACGCCACCGGGCGTTATATCGTTTTTCTCAAGAACACGTTTCCTTCTGCCTATAGCCTGGATGGCCTGCGGATCGTGCTTGATTGCGCCCATGGGGCGGCGTATAAAGTGGCTCCGATCGTCTTTGGCGAGCTTGGCGCCGACCTGACCCTGGTCGGAGTCAACCCGGATGGGACGAATATCAACCGTGGTTGCGGGGCCCTCGATACAAAGTTGGTGCAAAATAGCGTCCGGGAACAGGGCGCTCACCTGGGGATCGCCCTCGACGGGGATGCAGACCGCGTTATCTTTGTGGATGAGAAAGGAAATAAGGTTGACGGAGACCATATCATGGCCATCTGTGCCTCTATGATGGCCGGGGAGAAAAAACTGCGCAAAAAGACCCTGGTTAGCACGGTCATGAGCAACATGGGTCTCGAGGTGTGCATGAGGAATATGGGGGGCAACCTTGTCCGTACCCAGGTCGGTGACCGTTACGTGGTGGAAGAAATGGTCAGGGGCGGGTACAACCTTGGGGGCGAACAATCCGGACATCTGATTTTTCTCGACCATATCACTACCGGCGACGGCATATTGGCGGCGCTGCAGCTCCTCGCGATCATCTGTAAGACCGGGCGGCCCCTTTCCGAGCTGGCGAAGATTATGGAATCATATCCCCAGAAGCTGATAAATATGCGGGTAAGTGTGAAAAAAGGTCTGGATGAGATTAACGGCTTTAAGAAAAAGCTGGCCGCGGCAGAGCGTGAGCTTGGGGGCCGGGGACGGGTTCTGGTGCGTTTCTCCGGCACAGAGCCGTTAGTCCGCGTGATGGTGGAGGGGGAAAGAGAGGATCAGATCGAGGCCCTGGCGCAGGATCTGGCTTTATTTCTGGAAAAGGCCTTGAAATAA
- a CDS encoding type III pantothenate kinase — MLLAIDIGNTNIVFGLFKGARLLRDWRLRTDPKVTADGLLISFSCLISRENIAISEIRGAAISCVVPSMLYAVETFCQEYLKVKPLVVGPGIASPIEICIDNPAELGADRLVNAVAAFARYPKGVIVVDFGTATTFDYVSGRGEYLGGAIAPGVLISCEALFAKAARLPRAAIFARPRAVMARDTVAAMNAGIVYGFADMADGIVTRMKREIGSPVKVIATGGLASLIVSESRTIKAVEPHLTLEGLRLIYEQNV; from the coding sequence GTGCTCCTGGCGATAGATATAGGCAATACAAATATCGTATTCGGCCTCTTTAAAGGAGCCCGTCTCCTTAGAGACTGGCGTTTGCGTACAGACCCGAAGGTGACCGCCGACGGGCTCCTTATCAGCTTTTCCTGCCTTATATCCCGTGAAAACATAGCCATTTCTGAGATTCGCGGCGCGGCCATTTCCTGTGTAGTCCCTTCCATGCTTTATGCGGTCGAGACCTTTTGTCAGGAATACCTGAAAGTTAAGCCGCTGGTGGTTGGGCCGGGGATTGCGTCCCCGATAGAGATCTGTATAGATAACCCGGCAGAACTAGGGGCTGACCGCCTGGTCAATGCCGTAGCGGCCTTTGCCAGGTATCCGAAGGGCGTGATTGTCGTGGATTTCGGCACCGCCACCACATTTGATTATGTCTCGGGACGCGGGGAGTACCTGGGCGGGGCCATTGCGCCCGGTGTGCTTATTTCCTGTGAAGCCCTCTTTGCCAAGGCCGCCAGGCTGCCCCGTGCCGCTATATTTGCCAGACCCCGGGCGGTTATGGCCAGAGATACGGTAGCGGCCATGAATGCCGGTATTGTCTATGGTTTTGCGGATATGGCCGATGGTATCGTTACCCGCATGAAAAGGGAGATTGGAAGCCCGGTCAAGGTAATTGCCACAGGAGGGCTGGCTTCTCTTATCGTCTCTGAATCCAGGACCATAAAGGCAGTCGAACCCCATCTTACCCTGGAAGGGCTGCGCCTCATCTATGAGCAGAACGTCTAG
- a CDS encoding LD-carboxypeptidase — MSRTSRYSGIIRPGRLGKGDRIALVATGSPFEKEDFDRGVQLLVSLGFEVKHHPLLFERNGYLAGSDEHRARLLTGALTDDEVQAVLCVRGGYGTLRMLSHIDASLFKTHPKIILGFSDVTALLNFAFDSGGLVTFHGPMLTGLPGLSDDGLRRFLDLLTRESPLIIAPSRREIIQKGRAQGRLMGGNLTTLVHLLGTPYEPSWEGRILFVEECGEKLYRIDRLFTQLKLAGRLSKLAGLVLGQFTEGVEEEEVWEFAHQNLRDLDIPIVAGFPFGHGKENMAVPIGAMFRLDGYEGTLELTEPCIQ; from the coding sequence ATGAGCAGAACGTCTAGATATTCAGGAATAATCAGACCCGGGAGATTGGGCAAAGGCGACCGGATCGCCCTGGTGGCTACCGGCAGCCCCTTTGAGAAAGAGGATTTTGATAGGGGCGTACAGCTTCTGGTCTCCCTGGGTTTTGAAGTCAAGCATCATCCCCTGTTATTCGAACGAAACGGTTATCTGGCCGGTTCTGATGAACATCGGGCCCGGCTTTTAACCGGGGCGCTTACAGATGATGAGGTCCAGGCCGTGCTCTGTGTACGCGGCGGCTATGGCACGCTGCGTATGTTGAGTCATATAGATGCCTCGCTATTTAAGACCCATCCCAAGATCATTTTGGGTTTTAGCGATGTCACCGCCCTCCTGAACTTTGCCTTTGACTCCGGCGGTCTGGTCACATTTCACGGGCCGATGCTGACCGGACTGCCCGGTCTTTCTGATGATGGGCTGCGTCGCTTCCTGGACCTCCTTACCAGAGAGTCGCCCCTGATTATAGCGCCTTCGCGCCGGGAGATTATTCAGAAAGGCCGGGCGCAGGGCCGGCTTATGGGAGGAAATCTTACTACCCTGGTTCACCTGCTGGGCACGCCTTACGAGCCTTCCTGGGAGGGCCGCATCCTTTTTGTTGAAGAGTGCGGGGAAAAACTCTATCGCATTGATCGCCTTTTTACCCAGCTTAAACTCGCCGGGAGGCTTTCGAAGCTGGCCGGATTGGTCCTGGGGCAATTCACAGAAGGGGTCGAAGAGGAAGAGGTGTGGGAATTTGCCCATCAGAACCTGCGGGACCTGGATATCCCGATTGTTGCGGGCTTCCCCTTTGGGCACGGCAAGGAAAATATGGCCGTGCCTATTGGCGCTATGTTCAGATTGGATGGATACGAAGGGACGCTGGAATTGACCGAGCCTTGCATACAATAG
- a CDS encoding serine hydrolase, translated as MPVFSKVDTLMHRAVEEGVFPGAVLLIAAEAKVLSHRAYGHASIIPARQSMTTDTLFDLASLTKPLATTMAIMNLVADGKLKIDQEIGDILGLGRDNPKAGITLRQLLSHSSGMPAYQPYFEQLRAYPPGERKKILRGWLLDEPLAAVPGEAALYSDLGFMLLEWIIERASGQGLDEFVLARIYRPLGLVFTGFRPLNSRSLPDPGVIAATEECPWRKKVLCGEVHDDNAYAVGGVCGHAGLFGTAEELYGLLKMILKSYRGEVETGIFSRELMTAFLTRQELPRGTTWALGFDTPSEEGSSAGRYFSRKSVGHLGFTGVSFWMDLEREIIILLLTNRIHPSRANEKIKAFRPLIHDAIMEALI; from the coding sequence ATGCCTGTCTTTTCAAAAGTTGACACTCTTATGCATCGGGCCGTGGAGGAAGGCGTTTTTCCGGGCGCCGTGCTCCTTATAGCGGCTGAGGCCAAGGTCTTATCCCATCGCGCCTACGGACATGCCTCCATTATTCCAGCCAGACAATCAATGACGACAGATACACTTTTCGACCTGGCCTCGCTTACCAAACCCCTGGCCACCACTATGGCGATTATGAACTTGGTGGCCGATGGTAAGCTGAAGATCGATCAAGAAATAGGGGATATTCTGGGTCTTGGCCGGGATAACCCCAAGGCGGGGATTACCTTGAGACAGCTTCTCTCCCACTCCTCGGGTATGCCTGCCTATCAACCTTATTTTGAGCAGTTAAGGGCTTATCCTCCGGGGGAACGAAAGAAGATATTACGCGGGTGGCTCCTGGATGAACCCTTGGCTGCTGTCCCCGGGGAAGCGGCCCTTTACAGCGACCTGGGGTTCATGCTGCTTGAATGGATAATTGAAAGGGCCTCCGGCCAGGGATTGGATGAGTTTGTCTTGGCCAGGATTTACCGGCCGCTGGGCCTGGTTTTTACCGGATTTCGGCCCCTTAACAGCCGCAGTTTACCTGATCCCGGGGTGATAGCGGCCACAGAGGAGTGCCCCTGGCGCAAAAAGGTCTTGTGCGGCGAGGTGCATGATGACAACGCCTATGCCGTGGGCGGGGTGTGCGGTCATGCCGGTCTGTTTGGCACGGCGGAGGAGTTATATGGCCTCCTTAAGATGATATTAAAGTCCTATCGGGGGGAAGTAGAGACGGGAATCTTCAGCCGTGAATTGATGACGGCCTTTCTTACACGGCAGGAGTTGCCCCGTGGAACCACCTGGGCGCTGGGCTTTGATACCCCATCCGAAGAGGGTTCAAGCGCCGGCCGGTATTTTTCCCGGAAAAGCGTCGGCCACCTCGGGTTTACCGGCGTGTCTTTCTGGATGGACCTGGAGAGAGAGATAATCATTCTCCTCCTTACCAACCGTATTCACCCCAGCCGGGCCAATGAAAAAATAAAGGCCTTCCGGCCCCTCATCCATGACGCCATAATGGAAGCCCTGATTTAA
- a CDS encoding class I SAM-dependent DNA methyltransferase, which yields MNNFSEKVSFIWSVADLIRGPYRPNQYKDVMLPLTVLRRLDCVLEPTKEKVLEAKNKWSGKGKGVFDAKLIRASGVPFYNTSRYTFEKLKGDPNNIAANLTDYIKGFSMRAREIIEHFGFEEHIDKLNKADRLYLVVSKFCDIDLHPHVVSNIEMGYIFEELIRRFNEASNEEAGDHFTPREVIRLMVNLLFMPDGDILTTKGIVKTLYDPACGTGGMLSVAEDYVRELNPDARLEVFGQDYNAQAYAICGSDMMIKEQDIEHIAFGDSFTDDRFPRHKFDYMLANPPFGVEWKPEADFITREHEEQGFGGRFGAGLPRINDGSLLFIMHMISKMKDPKEGGTRLGIVFNGSPLFTGAAGSGESEIRRWIIENDWLEAIVALPDQLFYNTGIYTYLWIVTNRKKLGRRGKIQLVDGTAFFKKMRKSLGNKRNEVCDDQRDEITRLYGNLKDAEHIRVFDNEDFGHRRITVERPLRLNFAVDKERIARLEETKAFANLATSKKRKDTKAAQAEIAEGRRLQEAILSALGRLDPRGVVKNREQFSEMVKMAFKKAGLKIPAVLLKAILMALAERDETANICTDTNGNPEPDPELRDYENVPLKEDVDEYMRREVLPHVPDAWVDESKTKVGYEININRHFYHYAPPRPLEKIETDLKKIEKEIADMLAEVTE from the coding sequence ATGAACAACTTCAGTGAAAAAGTTAGCTTTATCTGGTCGGTTGCCGACCTCATTCGCGGACCCTACCGGCCAAATCAGTACAAGGACGTCATGCTCCCCCTGACCGTTCTTCGCCGCCTCGACTGCGTGCTCGAGCCGACTAAGGAAAAGGTCCTTGAAGCAAAGAATAAATGGAGCGGCAAGGGGAAAGGGGTTTTTGACGCCAAACTGATCCGGGCTTCAGGTGTGCCTTTCTACAACACCAGTCGTTACACCTTTGAAAAGCTCAAAGGTGATCCGAACAACATCGCCGCAAATCTGACCGACTACATCAAGGGTTTCTCCATGCGGGCCCGAGAGATCATCGAGCACTTCGGATTCGAGGAACACATCGACAAGCTCAACAAGGCCGACCGGCTCTATCTGGTCGTGTCCAAGTTCTGTGATATCGACCTCCATCCGCACGTCGTCTCGAACATCGAGATGGGCTACATCTTCGAGGAGCTGATCCGGAGGTTCAACGAGGCATCGAACGAGGAGGCCGGCGATCACTTTACGCCCCGTGAGGTCATTCGCCTGATGGTGAACCTCCTCTTTATGCCGGATGGCGACATCCTTACCACCAAGGGAATCGTGAAGACCCTCTATGACCCGGCCTGCGGAACGGGCGGTATGCTCTCCGTGGCCGAGGACTACGTGCGCGAACTCAACCCCGACGCCCGCCTGGAGGTCTTTGGCCAGGACTACAACGCCCAAGCCTACGCCATCTGCGGCTCGGACATGATGATCAAGGAACAGGACATCGAGCACATCGCCTTTGGCGACAGCTTTACCGACGACCGGTTTCCTCGTCACAAGTTCGATTACATGCTGGCCAATCCGCCCTTCGGTGTGGAGTGGAAGCCGGAAGCCGACTTCATCACACGCGAACATGAAGAACAGGGCTTTGGAGGACGTTTCGGCGCGGGACTGCCTCGCATCAATGACGGCTCCCTTCTCTTTATCATGCACATGATCAGCAAAATGAAGGACCCCAAGGAAGGGGGCACCCGCCTGGGGATCGTCTTCAACGGTTCGCCGCTGTTCACCGGTGCGGCCGGGTCGGGAGAGAGCGAAATCCGCCGCTGGATCATCGAAAACGATTGGCTGGAGGCCATTGTCGCCTTGCCGGACCAGCTTTTCTACAACACGGGCATCTACACCTACCTCTGGATCGTCACCAACCGGAAGAAGCTGGGCCGCAGGGGCAAAATTCAACTGGTGGACGGAACGGCCTTCTTCAAAAAGATGCGTAAATCCCTCGGCAACAAGCGAAACGAAGTCTGCGACGATCAGCGCGATGAGATCACCCGGCTCTACGGGAATCTCAAGGATGCCGAGCACATCCGTGTCTTCGACAACGAGGATTTCGGCCACCGCCGCATCACGGTCGAGCGGCCGCTTAGGCTCAACTTTGCTGTAGACAAGGAGCGTATCGCGCGACTTGAAGAGACCAAGGCATTTGCAAATCTGGCCACCAGCAAGAAACGAAAGGATACCAAGGCTGCACAGGCGGAGATCGCCGAGGGGCGGAGGCTCCAAGAGGCAATCCTTTCCGCACTGGGCCGTCTCGATCCTAGGGGCGTCGTCAAGAACCGCGAACAGTTCTCGGAGATGGTGAAGATGGCGTTCAAGAAGGCAGGTCTCAAGATTCCCGCCGTCCTGTTGAAGGCCATCCTCATGGCCCTGGCTGAGCGGGACGAGACTGCAAATATCTGCACCGACACCAATGGCAACCCCGAACCAGATCCCGAACTCCGCGACTACGAGAACGTCCCGCTCAAAGAAGACGTGGACGAATACATGAGGCGGGAAGTCCTGCCCCACGTGCCCGACGCCTGGGTGGACGAGTCCAAGACCAAGGTCGGCTACGAGATCAACATCAACCGCCACTTCTACCACTACGCGCCGCCGCGACCGCTGGAGAAGATCGAAACGGACCTCAAGAAGATCGAGAAGGAAATCGCGGACATGCTGGCGGAGGTGACGGAATGA
- a CDS encoding virulence RhuM family protein: protein MSEKDTPRPGGEIIVYQAEDGGNRIRVLLEGETVWLTQALIAELFQTTVPNVNIHLKNIYAEGELAEESTIKEYLIVRQEGSRQVSRNVLHYSLEAILAVGYRVQSPRGTQFRQWATERLREYIVKGFTLDDERLKGDSGLVDYFDELLARIREIRASEARVYQRIREIFALACDYREGEEETQRFFATMQNKMHHAATGMTAAEIVRRRADAGKANMGLTAWKGGRVIKRDVGTAKNYLDTREIDTLNRITVMFLDQAEFRAQRRQDIRMRDWEGFLDKFLHDTELPVLSGPGTISRDEALEWAQGQYDAFAERRRLEAETEAEARYVEDLRTSAKMLETRRKKLRTPPKSKKKAKGARKQRGRDGE, encoded by the coding sequence ATGAGCGAAAAAGACACACCCCGCCCGGGTGGAGAGATTATCGTTTACCAGGCCGAGGACGGCGGCAACCGCATCCGAGTGCTGCTGGAGGGCGAGACCGTCTGGCTGACCCAGGCGCTGATCGCCGAGTTGTTTCAGACCACCGTTCCGAACGTAAACATCCACCTGAAAAACATTTACGCGGAAGGCGAGCTGGCCGAGGAGTCAACTATTAAGGAATACTTAATAGTTCGCCAGGAAGGCTCCCGCCAAGTCTCCCGCAACGTGCTTCACTATAGCCTCGAGGCCATTTTGGCCGTGGGCTACCGGGTGCAAAGCCCGCGTGGCACCCAGTTTCGCCAGTGGGCCACCGAACGCCTGCGCGAATACATCGTCAAGGGATTCACGCTCGACGACGAACGGCTCAAGGGCGACAGCGGGCTGGTGGACTATTTCGATGAACTGCTCGCCCGCATCCGAGAGATTCGCGCCAGTGAAGCGCGCGTCTACCAACGCATCCGGGAGATCTTCGCGCTGGCCTGCGACTACCGGGAGGGCGAGGAGGAAACGCAGCGGTTTTTCGCCACCATGCAGAACAAGATGCACCATGCCGCCACCGGCATGACGGCGGCGGAGATCGTGCGACGGCGCGCGGACGCAGGCAAGGCCAACATGGGTCTGACCGCGTGGAAAGGCGGCCGGGTGATCAAACGCGACGTGGGCACGGCCAAGAACTACCTCGACACCAGGGAGATCGACACGCTCAACCGCATTACCGTGATGTTTCTCGACCAAGCCGAGTTCCGCGCCCAGCGGCGGCAGGATATTCGTATGCGCGACTGGGAAGGGTTCCTCGATAAGTTCCTGCACGACACCGAATTGCCCGTGCTCTCCGGACCCGGCACGATTAGTCGTGACGAGGCGCTCGAATGGGCGCAGGGACAATACGACGCCTTCGCAGAAAGGCGGCGACTGGAAGCGGAAACCGAGGCCGAGGCGCGGTACGTGGAAGACCTACGCACGTCCGCAAAGATGCTGGAGACGCGGCGCAAGAAACTGCGGACGCCCCCAAAGAGCAAGAAGAAGGCGAAGGGCGCGCGAAAGCAACGCGGGAGGGACGGCGAATGA